A genomic window from Neoarius graeffei isolate fNeoGra1 chromosome 5, fNeoGra1.pri, whole genome shotgun sequence includes:
- the LOC132885819 gene encoding cortexin domain-containing 1 protein-like, translating into MDAPLAESWLDVDVDLGFALFFFFLLCVFLLVSIVRCSQIVLDPYSAISISIYQEEQDA; encoded by the coding sequence ATGGATGCTCCTCTTGCTGAGTCATGGCTGGACGTGGATGTGGATTTGGGCTTcgctcttttcttcttcttcctgctcTGCGTGTTCCTGCTGGTCAGCATTGTCCGCTGCTCCCAAATTGTCCTCGATCCCTACAGCGCCATCTCGATCTCCATCTACCAAGAGGAGCAGGATGCATGA